A stretch of DNA from Micromonospora sp. NBC_01813:
AGCGACCGACCAACGGACGGAGACGACAGTGACGTACCCGGACGAGGACCTCGCCCCGGCCGACCACCTCGCCCCCGACGAACGCGACATCGAGGCACCCACCGACGACGCCGTCGAGCAGTCCGTCGCGGCCAACCCGGTCGACCAGGAGCCCGAGATCCACCGCGGCCTGGAGGTCGACGACTGGGACGCGGTCGAGCAGTCCCGGATCGTCGACCTCGACGACGACGGCTACCGCTGACCCTCGGGCAAGAGCCGCTGACCCTCGGCAAGGACCGCTGACACCCAGCGGATAACCGCTGTCGGCGGGTAGCCGACGGCTGGCACGATCAAGCCCGTGCTGTTGACCGTGACGACCACCCACCAGCCCGCCACCGACCTCGGCTACCTGCTGGTCAAGCATCCCGACCGGATGCAGTCGTTCGACGTGCCCACCGGCACCGCGCACGTGTTCTATCCGGAGGCGACCGAACAGCGCTGCACCGCCGCGCTGCTGCTCGACGTCGACCCGGGTCGGCTCGCCGCCGCGCGGGGCCGCCGCCGCGGCCGGCGCACCGCCGCGATGCCAGAGAGCTTCACCCTCGGCCAGTACGTCAACGACCGGCCGTACGCCGCGTCCAGCCTGCTCGCCGCCGCCCTCGCCAAGGTGTTCCGGTCGGCGCTGCGCGGTGAGAGCCGCGACCGACCGGAGCTGCCCGGCACCGCCCTGCCGCTGATCATCCGGGTCCCGGTGCTGCGCTGCCGGGGCGGCGCGGCGCTCGCCGAACGCCTCTTCACCCCGCTCGGCTGGGCGGTGACCGCCCAGCCGATCCCGCTCGACGAACGCTTCCCGCAGTGGGGCGACAGCCGCTACGTCGACCTCACCCTCACCGGCACGTCACGGGTCGCCGACGCGCTCAACCACCTGTACGTGCTGCTGCCGGTCCTCGACGACGCCAAGCATTACTGGATCGCCCCGGACGAGCTCGACAAGCTGCTGCGCGCCGGCGAAGGCTGGCTGGTCGGCCACCCGGAACGTCGGCTGATCACCCGGCGCTACCTGGCCCACCGTCGGGTGCTGGCGCAGCGCGCCGAGGACAAGCTCGCCGAGGCACGGGCCGCCGAGTTGCGGCTGGCCGACGCGGCGGTCGAACCCGACAGCATCGACACCGAGAACCCAGAGCCGGGCGGTGACGAGCTGGCCGGTAGCGGGCTAGTCACGCCTCGTCCGTTGGCCGCGACCCGGCGGGCCGCCGTACTCGCCGCGCTCACCGAGGCCGGTGCCCGCCGAGTCCTCGACCTCGGCTGCGGTGGCGGCGCGCTGCTCACCGAACTGCTCGCCCAGCCGCAGTTCACCGAGATCGTCGGCACCGACGTGTCGGCGCGGGCGCTGGAGTTGGCCGCCCGCCGGCTGCGGCTGGACCGGCTGCCGGACCGCCAGCAGCAGCGGATCCGGCTCTGGCAGTCGGCGTTGACCTACCGCGACGACCGGCTGCGCGGCTACGACGCCGCCGTGCTGATGGAGGTCGTCGAACACCTCGACCCGCCCCGGCTGCCGGCGCTGGCCCAGTCCGTCTTCGGGCACGCCCGCCCCGACACCGTCCTGGTGACCACCCCCAACGTGGAGTACAACGTGCGCTACGACGGCATGCCGGCCGGTGCCCTGCGCCACCCGGACCACCGCTTCGAATGGACCCGCGCCCAGTTCGCCGACTGGGCCGGCTCCGTCGCCGCCGCGTACGGCTACCGGGTCGCGTACCAGCCGGTGGGGGAGGTGGATCCGCAGCTCGGACCACCGACCCAGCTGGCCGTCTTCAGCCGCGACGGCGTGACCGGCGCTGCGGGCGGTGCCCGATGACCGCGCTGGAGATCCCCGAGCTGGCGCTGGTGGCACTGGTCGGTGCCTCCGGATCGGGCAAGTCGACCTTCGCCC
This window harbors:
- a CDS encoding 3' terminal RNA ribose 2'-O-methyltransferase Hen1 — translated: MLLTVTTTHQPATDLGYLLVKHPDRMQSFDVPTGTAHVFYPEATEQRCTAALLLDVDPGRLAAARGRRRGRRTAAMPESFTLGQYVNDRPYAASSLLAAALAKVFRSALRGESRDRPELPGTALPLIIRVPVLRCRGGAALAERLFTPLGWAVTAQPIPLDERFPQWGDSRYVDLTLTGTSRVADALNHLYVLLPVLDDAKHYWIAPDELDKLLRAGEGWLVGHPERRLITRRYLAHRRVLAQRAEDKLAEARAAELRLADAAVEPDSIDTENPEPGGDELAGSGLVTPRPLAATRRAAVLAALTEAGARRVLDLGCGGGALLTELLAQPQFTEIVGTDVSARALELAARRLRLDRLPDRQQQRIRLWQSALTYRDDRLRGYDAAVLMEVVEHLDPPRLPALAQSVFGHARPDTVLVTTPNVEYNVRYDGMPAGALRHPDHRFEWTRAQFADWAGSVAAAYGYRVAYQPVGEVDPQLGPPTQLAVFSRDGVTGAAGGAR